The proteins below are encoded in one region of Sulfolobus islandicus Y.N.15.51:
- a CDS encoding aldo/keto reductase — protein sequence MKLCNKEISQIGFGTWKIGGGYWNPDYSMDSYYIEILKYVISKGINVIDTAEMYGGGHSEELVGKSIQDLDRDGIFIITKVWSNHLRYDDLIRSAKNSLRRLNSKYIDLYLIHWPNSSVPLEESIRAMEELVDQGIVNCIGVSNFDVKLLEEAMSLTKKYEIVANEIEYNVENKSAEKDVIPFCERNNIKLIAYSPLARGNIKNNKILDEIGRKYNRTSVQVALNYLMRRSIPIPKASSKDHIDEILGALGWNLSDEDYERISKSK from the coding sequence ATGAAGTTATGTAACAAAGAGATATCGCAAATTGGGTTTGGGACCTGGAAAATTGGCGGAGGTTACTGGAATCCAGATTATTCTATGGATTCCTATTATATCGAGATATTAAAGTATGTAATAAGTAAGGGAATAAACGTTATCGATACTGCGGAAATGTACGGTGGAGGGCATTCTGAAGAACTAGTTGGAAAATCTATACAAGATTTAGATAGAGATGGAATTTTCATTATAACCAAGGTATGGTCTAATCACTTGAGATATGATGATTTAATAAGATCTGCTAAAAATAGTCTAAGAAGGCTCAACTCAAAGTATATTGATCTATATTTAATCCATTGGCCAAATTCCTCAGTACCTTTAGAGGAAAGTATAAGGGCAATGGAGGAATTGGTAGATCAAGGCATTGTAAATTGTATTGGAGTGAGCAATTTTGATGTCAAACTTTTAGAAGAGGCCATGTCGTTAACTAAAAAATATGAAATAGTTGCAAATGAAATAGAGTACAATGTTGAGAATAAAAGCGCAGAAAAGGATGTTATACCGTTCTGTGAAAGGAATAATATAAAACTAATAGCCTATTCTCCTCTCGCTAGAGGAAATATCAAGAACAACAAGATATTAGATGAGATCGGACGAAAATATAACAGAACTTCTGTTCAAGTGGCATTAAACTACCTTATGAGGAGATCGATACCAATACCTAAGGCATCGAGTAAAGATCATATTGATGAGATCTTGGGAGCTTTAGGATGGAATTTAAGT
- a CDS encoding thiamine pyrophosphate-requiring protein, with product MNAGKIFLSLLKESGINKIFIVSGTDYASLIEAKVEDPSLPDFEIVPHEITAISTAIGYALGNKLSAVAVHTTPGTANALGGIMSAYTSRIPLLVIAGRSPYTEKGSTASRNLRIHWTQEARDQGELVRQYVKYDFEIRMADQIPAAISRAIQIMMSEPRGPVYLVLPREVSIQEVNEVKRIPMDYYEPAPSPEKINKAKEMLEKSERPVIITWRAGRRKEWFESLRRFADSYNIPVLNYAGEVLNYPSNGAMALDRFDLRNADLLLVVEAEVPYFPKKIDLDIPIIKVDVEPSYSYIPYYGFRCDLCIQSIPSNFFDYISIRAKSYDEIRELKIRQEEYKKQEIERLKDRKSIHPKYLSYEIGNVASEYNLAIFNEYQFNPRYAKLNEFGSYFADLSIGYLGLALGAGVGYKMATNKDVLITTGDGSFIFGVPEAYYYVSSKYPTMVVIFDNGGWLASAEAVDEVFPEGLAKSKRYYPGADFDKRFEIGKTVEAFHGYYELVEDPWEIKSALIRGLEKVRKENKIAVIQVIVDKVR from the coding sequence ATGAATGCGGGAAAGATATTCTTATCTCTGCTTAAAGAAAGTGGAATTAATAAGATATTTATAGTATCTGGCACGGATTACGCTTCATTAATAGAGGCTAAAGTTGAAGATCCTAGCTTGCCAGATTTTGAAATAGTACCCCACGAGATTACCGCAATTTCGACCGCAATAGGTTATGCACTGGGCAATAAGCTAAGTGCAGTTGCAGTTCACACTACACCCGGGACTGCAAACGCGTTAGGAGGTATAATGAGTGCGTATACTTCTAGAATACCACTTTTAGTTATTGCGGGAAGGAGTCCATATACTGAGAAAGGTAGTACTGCAAGCAGGAACTTGAGAATTCATTGGACGCAAGAGGCTAGGGATCAAGGAGAATTGGTAAGGCAATATGTTAAGTATGATTTTGAAATTAGGATGGCTGATCAGATACCAGCAGCAATATCTAGAGCAATCCAGATAATGATGAGTGAACCTAGAGGTCCAGTATATCTTGTATTGCCAAGAGAGGTAAGCATTCAAGAAGTTAATGAAGTTAAGAGAATACCAATGGACTATTATGAACCCGCACCTTCGCCAGAGAAAATCAACAAAGCTAAGGAGATGCTGGAAAAGTCTGAAAGACCGGTAATTATCACGTGGAGGGCTGGAAGGAGAAAAGAATGGTTTGAGTCCCTAAGGAGATTTGCAGATAGTTACAATATTCCAGTTCTCAATTATGCTGGGGAGGTTTTGAATTATCCCAGTAATGGGGCAATGGCCTTGGATAGATTTGATTTACGAAATGCTGATTTATTATTAGTAGTGGAGGCTGAAGTGCCATATTTTCCTAAGAAAATTGATTTAGATATCCCAATAATTAAGGTTGATGTAGAACCTTCATATTCTTATATTCCATACTACGGTTTTAGATGTGATCTATGTATACAATCCATTCCCAGCAACTTCTTTGATTATATCTCAATAAGAGCAAAGAGCTATGATGAAATTAGAGAGCTAAAGATAAGGCAGGAAGAATATAAGAAGCAAGAGATTGAGAGGTTAAAAGATAGGAAATCAATTCATCCTAAGTACTTATCGTATGAAATCGGGAATGTTGCTTCTGAGTATAATTTAGCGATATTTAATGAATATCAGTTTAATCCTAGATATGCTAAGCTAAACGAATTTGGTTCTTATTTTGCTGACTTATCCATAGGTTATCTAGGCCTTGCATTAGGAGCTGGAGTTGGGTATAAAATGGCTACTAATAAGGACGTACTTATCACTACAGGTGATGGTTCCTTCATATTTGGCGTTCCAGAAGCCTATTATTACGTGTCCTCAAAGTATCCTACAATGGTTGTGATTTTTGACAACGGTGGTTGGTTAGCGTCAGCTGAGGCAGTAGATGAGGTTTTCCCTGAGGGTTTGGCAAAAAGTAAAAGGTACTATCCCGGAGCAGATTTTGATAAGAGATTCGAGATCGGAAAGACTGTTGAAGCTTTTCATGGCTACTATGAACTAGTTGAGGATCCTTGGGAGATTAAGTCTGCCTTAATAAGGGGTTTAGAGAAAGTGAGAAAAGAGAATAAAATAGCTGTGATTCAAGTTATAGTGGATAAGGTGAGGTAA
- a CDS encoding acetyl ornithine aminotransferase family protein, which produces MSKKVDELVKEDQEYLMQSFRRWYPFAIDRGSGAIVYDIEGKEYIDFNAGIGVVALGHKNEKIISAVKEQMEKFFHYSLTDFYYEIAVEVAKRLSSLMPFSAKVFYTNSGTESVEAAIKIARGHTRRQWIIGFINSFHGRTLGSLAFTSSKAIQRKSFSPLLPSTYLIPYPDKRDPLCKEDCTETLLGFIEDWIFKKVVDPNEIAAFIAEPIQGEGGVIVPPKDFFYKLNNLLKKFGILLILDEVQTGIGRTGKMFAFEHFNVTPDLVCLAKALGGGLPLGAVIGRKEIMDLPPGSHANTFGGNPLALAAAKVILEEVPKLLDHVSSIGKKIIEELKDTRSPYLYDVRGLGLLIGAELRKDNKPFVEGLEKVLYNSFRRGVLAIGAGESVVRIEPPLIIEEDLALKGTRILIEEIEKL; this is translated from the coding sequence ATGAGTAAGAAAGTAGACGAGTTAGTAAAAGAGGATCAAGAATATTTGATGCAATCCTTTAGGAGATGGTATCCATTCGCCATAGACCGTGGTTCTGGTGCTATAGTCTACGATATCGAGGGAAAGGAGTACATAGACTTTAACGCGGGGATAGGAGTAGTAGCATTAGGTCACAAAAACGAGAAGATCATTAGTGCAGTAAAGGAGCAAATGGAGAAGTTTTTCCATTATAGTCTTACAGATTTTTATTATGAAATTGCAGTAGAAGTAGCTAAAAGATTAAGCTCCTTAATGCCATTCTCAGCTAAGGTATTTTATACCAACAGTGGTACTGAAAGTGTTGAAGCGGCAATAAAGATAGCTAGAGGGCATACGAGACGACAATGGATTATAGGTTTCATTAATTCCTTTCACGGAAGAACTCTAGGTTCCTTAGCCTTTACCTCAAGTAAAGCTATCCAAAGGAAGTCCTTCTCTCCTCTTCTACCATCGACGTATTTGATCCCATATCCAGATAAGAGAGATCCCTTATGTAAAGAGGATTGCACTGAAACGTTATTGGGATTTATAGAGGACTGGATTTTCAAGAAGGTAGTTGATCCTAATGAAATAGCCGCTTTTATTGCTGAGCCTATACAAGGAGAAGGTGGGGTTATTGTACCTCCTAAGGATTTCTTTTATAAATTAAATAATTTACTTAAGAAATTTGGAATCTTACTTATCCTTGACGAGGTACAAACTGGAATCGGAAGAACGGGTAAAATGTTCGCATTTGAACACTTCAACGTAACACCGGATTTAGTGTGTTTAGCTAAGGCATTAGGTGGAGGACTTCCACTCGGCGCAGTTATTGGAAGAAAGGAGATCATGGATTTACCTCCAGGATCTCACGCAAACACTTTTGGAGGAAATCCATTAGCATTGGCTGCAGCAAAGGTTATTTTAGAAGAGGTTCCGAAACTTTTAGACCATGTGAGTAGTATAGGCAAGAAAATTATTGAGGAATTGAAAGATACTAGATCACCTTACTTATACGATGTTAGAGGATTAGGTCTTCTCATAGGTGCTGAGTTAAGAAAAGATAATAAGCCATTTGTCGAAGGTCTAGAAAAAGTGTTATATAATTCCTTTAGAAGAGGTGTATTAGCAATAGGTGCTGGAGAGTCTGTGGTTAGAATAGAACCCCCATTGATAATAGAGGAAGATTTGGCTTTAAAAGGTACTAGAATATTAATAGAAGAAATAGAAAAACTTTAA
- a CDS encoding tRNA(Met) cytidine acetyltransferase TmcA, whose product MVNKEQFYDQIIKAFEDGNIRYYRNLVYIEREDYLDYVKEIINLFLKFKQDPSVAYGFVPWASGSKERMKTIKEYFSKFDDIDYANAEYYLGNTYDLVILDTIDNFQPINIGRLVDLARGGGLIIIYTNNLTKDKAFRTSIVRNGLVLDEYEKRFKRKLYEHEGIFIVDANGYVSKPFSGNIMLKSEKKVPRNPVMPREIHELSLSEDQNRVIENFTYLLSGGQRALVLTAARGRGKSAATGLSIAGLIEKLRERKGKSIRVIVTAPSIASASQVMLFAKLGLKVLGEELSVKVSDTGHIKTLRGDYFKVEYVPPDAAIEDDGELLIVDEAAALGINYIDLALRAWKKVALVTTVHGYEGSNKAFLRYLRRLIESKRIRVKWINIEQPLRYANGDPIEKWLYDTLLLDAEPSEPQYLNHTMIYEDVDKSELANDDIKLRAIYGIMVTAHYKNNPDDLMIMLDGVHHKIKAIRIGENSYVAACQIAEEGELSDNMVDIALKGGTFDGDLIPDRIIKHVRIKDFARLRGWRIVRIAVASELQDKGFGSELLKMIYEEAKDKGMDWVGSSFMSDQKVLNFWIKNGFAPVHISPKKNEKLGDYPVVVIRPISDIATKIVKISVYMLKEKLLNTLHDVYFNMNPEVVRLILKGSSVAHKTVDVNPILLDKTISFLQGVSPYESSADGIHMLTLKYFWDGERDWGLTQDEELVLIAKVIQGKPWSYVSTILDSNRTHIYELIYSAISKIMQKYYNLTADSKVGLTLKDVMSSQQYE is encoded by the coding sequence ATGGTAAATAAAGAACAGTTTTATGATCAAATAATAAAGGCATTTGAAGACGGTAATATTAGATATTATAGGAACTTAGTTTACATAGAAAGGGAGGATTATCTAGATTATGTCAAGGAAATTATAAATCTATTTCTTAAATTTAAACAAGATCCTTCAGTAGCGTATGGTTTCGTACCTTGGGCAAGTGGTTCTAAAGAGAGGATGAAGACTATAAAAGAATATTTCTCTAAATTTGATGATATCGATTACGCTAATGCTGAATATTACCTAGGTAATACTTATGATTTGGTCATATTGGATACTATAGATAACTTTCAGCCAATTAACATAGGTAGACTTGTTGATCTTGCTAGAGGTGGAGGTTTAATAATAATTTATACAAATAATCTAACTAAAGATAAGGCTTTTAGAACTTCAATAGTGAGAAACGGTTTAGTTTTAGACGAATATGAGAAGAGGTTCAAAAGAAAATTGTATGAGCATGAAGGGATATTTATCGTTGATGCTAACGGATATGTTTCTAAGCCATTTTCCGGTAACATAATGCTAAAATCAGAGAAGAAAGTACCAAGAAATCCCGTAATGCCAAGAGAAATTCACGAATTATCACTAAGTGAGGATCAAAACAGAGTTATAGAGAATTTCACTTATTTATTAAGTGGAGGGCAAAGAGCTTTAGTTTTAACAGCTGCTAGGGGCAGAGGAAAAAGTGCAGCTACTGGATTATCTATAGCGGGGCTAATAGAAAAGCTTAGGGAAAGAAAAGGGAAAAGCATTAGAGTAATAGTTACTGCTCCATCAATAGCTAGCGCATCTCAAGTAATGTTGTTTGCTAAATTAGGTTTAAAAGTTTTAGGTGAAGAGCTGTCAGTAAAAGTTAGTGATACCGGACATATAAAGACATTAAGAGGTGATTATTTCAAGGTAGAGTATGTTCCACCGGACGCAGCGATTGAAGATGATGGTGAGCTTTTAATCGTAGATGAAGCCGCAGCCTTAGGCATCAATTATATAGATTTAGCGCTAAGAGCTTGGAAAAAGGTGGCGCTAGTAACTACAGTACATGGATATGAGGGTTCTAACAAGGCTTTTCTTAGATATTTAAGAAGATTAATTGAAAGTAAAAGGATTAGGGTTAAATGGATAAATATAGAACAGCCTTTAAGATATGCAAATGGAGATCCAATAGAAAAGTGGCTCTACGACACGTTATTACTTGACGCAGAACCTTCAGAACCACAATATCTTAATCATACAATGATTTATGAAGATGTGGATAAATCTGAACTAGCCAACGATGATATCAAATTAAGAGCAATTTACGGAATAATGGTAACAGCTCACTACAAAAATAATCCAGATGACTTAATGATAATGTTGGATGGCGTTCATCATAAGATAAAGGCCATACGGATAGGGGAGAACTCATACGTTGCGGCTTGTCAAATAGCTGAAGAAGGTGAACTTTCTGACAATATGGTAGATATTGCTTTAAAAGGTGGTACGTTTGATGGTGATCTAATACCTGACAGAATTATAAAGCACGTTAGGATTAAGGATTTTGCTAGATTAAGAGGGTGGAGGATTGTTAGAATTGCCGTTGCTTCAGAACTTCAAGATAAGGGATTTGGTAGTGAGCTATTAAAAATGATATATGAAGAGGCTAAGGATAAAGGAATGGACTGGGTAGGTTCTTCTTTTATGTCTGATCAAAAAGTTCTAAATTTCTGGATAAAGAACGGCTTTGCCCCAGTTCATATATCACCAAAGAAAAATGAGAAATTAGGTGATTACCCAGTTGTTGTTATTAGACCTATAAGTGATATAGCAACGAAGATTGTAAAAATATCTGTGTATATGTTAAAAGAAAAGCTCCTTAACACCTTACACGATGTGTACTTTAATATGAACCCTGAAGTAGTTAGGTTAATATTAAAAGGAAGTAGTGTTGCTCATAAGACCGTTGATGTGAATCCAATACTATTAGACAAAACTATCTCATTTCTTCAAGGTGTAAGTCCATATGAATCCTCAGCTGATGGAATACATATGTTAACATTAAAGTATTTCTGGGATGGAGAAAGAGATTGGGGTTTGACTCAAGATGAAGAATTGGTGTTAATTGCTAAAGTTATTCAAGGTAAGCCATGGAGTTATGTGTCTACTATACTTGATAGTAATAGGACACATATATATGAATTAATATATTCTGCTATATCAAAAATAATGCAAAAATATTATAACTTAACCGCTGATAGTAAGGTAGGTCTAACATTAAAGGATGTGATGAGTTCACAACAATATGAATAG
- a CDS encoding MazG nucleotide pyrophosphohydrolase domain-containing protein → MELKELQSKMKEMYFEKDSQRGIYATFTWLVEEVGELAEALLSNDSDSIQEELADVIAWTVSIANLKGIDIEEALKKKYKL, encoded by the coding sequence TTGGAACTTAAGGAACTACAGTCCAAGATGAAAGAAATGTATTTTGAAAAAGATTCACAAAGGGGCATTTACGCTACATTCACGTGGTTGGTAGAGGAAGTAGGAGAATTAGCTGAAGCACTTCTATCTAACGATTCAGATTCTATACAAGAGGAATTAGCGGATGTTATAGCTTGGACAGTATCGATAGCTAACTTAAAAGGTATAGACATAGAAGAAGCTTTAAAGAAGAAGTATAAATTGTAA
- a CDS encoding gamma-glutamyltransferase family protein, giving the protein MPSAVGKKVVTTQNYIASYVGAKVLEEGGNAFDAAIAISATLSVVIPHTSGLGGDGFLLAKTPEGLIAYNASGWAPKELKVEKIDNDRSPLTVVVPGLIDLWEFIYENYASKSLNELLNSAISLATNGFMVGRGLHHAIVSSFKLSDDWNRIYGNKRFGDEIRLKGIARVLKEIAKDPRNFYDGKIAEELTNGLRERGVPMSYEDFSEFRGEIISPVKMKYKDFTLYELPPNTQGITTLELLKMVEITELNKLPFNDVRRINDHVRLSALAYADRNKYIADPKFVNVPIEMLLSEKYIANKVAEYGFEVKVDVTGDTTFFAVSDGENEIGFIQSLFYPFGSGIVVNDIPFNNRGAGFSEGNNKPEPRKRPLHTLSILMAEKEDERVFIGCAGGDLRPQIHAEVFEYYADYNMEIDEAVQAPRFMYLGNKVVAEKRLGVPATQTDYYSPEVGIVQALKYKMGRYIGVADIRSEGVVLPVK; this is encoded by the coding sequence ATGCCTTCCGCAGTAGGTAAAAAAGTCGTCACAACGCAAAACTACATAGCAAGTTACGTAGGAGCTAAGGTTTTAGAAGAAGGGGGAAACGCATTCGATGCAGCTATAGCAATAAGTGCTACCTTATCAGTGGTGATACCACATACTAGTGGTCTTGGAGGTGATGGATTTTTATTGGCCAAAACACCAGAGGGTTTAATAGCGTATAACGCATCTGGCTGGGCTCCTAAGGAATTGAAAGTAGAGAAAATAGACAACGACAGAAGTCCACTTACCGTAGTAGTTCCAGGATTGATAGACCTATGGGAATTCATTTATGAAAATTACGCCTCGAAATCGTTAAACGAATTACTTAACTCTGCAATTTCATTAGCAACAAATGGCTTTATGGTGGGAAGAGGGTTACATCACGCAATAGTAAGTTCATTCAAATTATCAGATGATTGGAATAGAATTTATGGCAATAAAAGGTTTGGAGATGAAATAAGACTCAAGGGAATTGCTAGGGTTTTGAAGGAGATTGCAAAAGATCCTAGAAACTTTTATGATGGAAAAATAGCGGAAGAACTAACTAATGGATTAAGAGAAAGAGGGGTACCAATGAGTTATGAAGACTTCAGTGAATTTCGTGGCGAAATTATTAGCCCAGTAAAAATGAAATACAAGGACTTTACGCTATATGAGTTACCGCCAAATACTCAAGGAATAACTACATTAGAATTACTCAAAATGGTTGAGATTACTGAACTAAACAAATTGCCTTTCAATGACGTAAGGAGAATAAATGATCATGTACGATTAAGTGCATTAGCTTACGCTGATAGAAATAAATATATTGCTGATCCAAAATTTGTGAATGTACCAATAGAGATGTTATTATCAGAGAAATACATTGCAAATAAGGTTGCTGAGTATGGATTCGAGGTAAAAGTAGACGTCACTGGAGATACGACGTTTTTCGCCGTTTCTGATGGTGAGAATGAAATTGGATTTATACAGAGTCTATTTTATCCCTTCGGTTCTGGGATAGTAGTAAACGATATACCATTTAATAATAGAGGCGCAGGATTTTCTGAGGGAAATAACAAACCAGAACCTAGGAAGAGACCCTTACATACCCTTTCTATACTAATGGCTGAGAAGGAAGATGAGAGAGTCTTTATTGGTTGTGCAGGCGGAGATCTAAGACCCCAAATTCACGCTGAAGTATTTGAGTATTATGCGGATTATAATATGGAAATTGATGAGGCCGTTCAAGCACCTAGATTCATGTATTTAGGAAATAAGGTTGTTGCTGAAAAGAGATTAGGTGTTCCAGCCACACAGACAGATTATTATTCGCCAGAGGTGGGGATAGTACAAGCCCTAAAGTATAAGATGGGAAGATATATTGGAGTTGCTGATATTAGAAGTGAAGGAGTAGTATTACCCGTTAAATAA
- a CDS encoding N-acetylglucosamine kinase — protein sequence MILVGVDGGGSKTSAIAYTCSGSFLGKGLAGPANFHNVGVEETVKNVNKAILLATKGMKPDVAYIGLAGIDSKYDYNVMSEALRLVAKDVYIDHDGFVALYAETRGNPGVIAIAGTGSVIVGYDGNRRVRFGGLGWLIADEGSAYWIGREALRAFGKMLDGRMNKTLIAEKIMRSLNINNLDDLIKWAYHEGHKVKEIASLSKIVDEAANEGDEIALNILKSAAFELASDAVKMAVKIGVDKIYLKGGMFSSPIYFSFFRSYLDSNNIRSIVAEHEPEQGALLLAFKQAGCDINVLDF from the coding sequence ATGATACTTGTTGGAGTAGATGGCGGAGGAAGTAAAACAAGCGCAATAGCCTATACTTGTAGTGGGTCTTTTTTAGGAAAAGGTCTAGCTGGGCCTGCAAATTTTCATAACGTAGGTGTTGAAGAGACTGTAAAAAACGTTAACAAGGCTATTTTATTAGCCACAAAAGGTATGAAACCCGACGTGGCTTATATAGGATTAGCAGGAATAGATTCTAAATATGATTATAACGTAATGTCAGAAGCGCTGAGACTTGTTGCAAAGGACGTCTATATTGATCATGATGGTTTTGTAGCGCTCTATGCTGAAACTAGAGGAAATCCCGGTGTTATAGCCATAGCTGGTACTGGAAGCGTCATAGTTGGCTATGATGGTAATAGGAGAGTTCGATTTGGTGGTCTAGGATGGTTAATAGCTGACGAAGGTTCAGCTTATTGGATAGGAAGAGAGGCACTAAGAGCTTTCGGAAAAATGTTAGATGGAAGAATGAATAAGACTTTAATAGCTGAGAAGATCATGAGAAGTTTAAATATAAACAATCTTGACGATCTCATCAAGTGGGCTTATCATGAGGGGCATAAGGTTAAAGAGATTGCGTCATTATCAAAAATAGTAGATGAGGCAGCCAATGAGGGGGATGAAATAGCTTTAAACATACTGAAAAGTGCGGCTTTCGAACTTGCTAGTGACGCTGTTAAAATGGCGGTGAAAATAGGTGTTGATAAGATATACCTTAAAGGCGGGATGTTCAGCTCACCAATATATTTCAGTTTCTTCAGAAGTTATCTAGACAGTAATAATATAAGGAGTATAGTTGCAGAACACGAACCGGAGCAAGGTGCTCTTCTTTTAGCCTTTAAACAAGCGGGATGTGATATTAACGTGCTAGATTTTTAA
- a CDS encoding nucleotidyltransferase family protein, with the protein MLKKAVITSAGKGSRMKHITSVLPKALLPLFVTENGGKVTRPVIDLIMDSLNKVGIEKFCIVVGRNGMLLMQYLFDRTPTFVFQDMPKGFGDAVLRAEDFSSNEPFFVHADDGVLTKGYDSLKLLFDEVSPDAVLFVRRVENPSRYGVVTIQDKGVYDGHKLYKVIDAEEKPLHPKSNLAIAAVYIFKPSIFSALKQINVEEGKEIELTYGIHNLLLDGKEVYALEMNEDEKWLNVGDPKSYLDALNYSFKFL; encoded by the coding sequence ATGCTTAAAAAAGCCGTAATCACATCTGCTGGAAAAGGTAGTAGGATGAAACATATAACGAGTGTATTACCCAAGGCATTACTTCCTTTATTCGTCACCGAAAACGGAGGTAAGGTAACTAGACCAGTTATAGATTTAATAATGGATTCATTGAACAAGGTAGGTATTGAAAAATTTTGTATTGTAGTAGGAAGAAACGGAATGTTACTAATGCAATACTTATTCGATAGAACACCAACCTTTGTATTCCAAGATATGCCTAAGGGATTTGGTGACGCTGTATTAAGAGCAGAGGACTTCTCATCCAATGAGCCATTTTTCGTTCATGCAGACGATGGCGTTCTAACTAAAGGATACGATTCGCTTAAATTGCTATTTGATGAAGTAAGTCCAGATGCTGTACTTTTCGTGAGAAGAGTTGAAAATCCTAGTAGATACGGTGTGGTAACTATCCAAGATAAAGGGGTATATGATGGTCATAAATTATATAAGGTAATTGACGCCGAAGAAAAGCCATTACATCCAAAATCTAATTTAGCTATAGCAGCGGTTTATATTTTTAAGCCTAGTATATTTAGTGCGTTGAAACAAATTAATGTTGAAGAAGGTAAAGAGATAGAATTGACTTATGGAATACATAACTTGTTGCTAGATGGTAAAGAAGTTTATGCGTTAGAAATGAATGAAGATGAAAAATGGTTGAATGTGGGAGATCCTAAAAGCTATCTTGACGCATTAAACTATTCATTTAAATTTCTTTAA
- a CDS encoding APC family permease, with amino-acid sequence MSTSSLSKAQQSQEPKRHLGFIDIVFLSMGSQAPFLSILTYGVEAFIIAGFLAPIAIILGTLLVLLNGFVVYELSKRFTKAGGYYTYAFYSLTKRLGFETGWLYVLYSTTYGVAYVFGTTYIIYHILGVNPWIIGLGLLSIASLFAIMGIKISTKYAVFTSLLEIGIMTILAIVFLSSTGFHLYNPLSFHVSLGTLAYAILFGSSIPTGYGSITPVSGEAKDAKKTISRAIITVILLGGLLAAFDIYAIGDHLLFYKISANNVDILHLIENKFGLITFIFVLFAAINDGILGSLGFIIATSRTIFAMSYTNLLPKVFSKFESYKGPTNAVVLSVLLYFLTSLLGLYFINNPFLAFGVLGTIALFSSLFVHVAANFSLIKISIKKFRKRLLQIIIGISAVIFSVFELVNSISSASPIEVYIFMSFIIIGFLAAETLSMIEEENEEEE; translated from the coding sequence ATGAGTACTTCGTCACTCAGCAAAGCTCAACAAAGCCAAGAACCAAAAAGACATTTAGGCTTTATTGATATCGTTTTCCTTTCAATGGGTTCTCAAGCACCCTTTCTGAGTATTCTGACATATGGTGTAGAGGCGTTTATTATTGCCGGCTTCTTAGCTCCAATAGCTATTATCTTAGGTACCCTACTAGTCTTATTAAATGGATTTGTAGTTTATGAACTTTCAAAAAGATTTACCAAAGCTGGTGGTTATTATACATACGCATTCTATTCTTTAACAAAGCGTTTAGGTTTCGAGACTGGATGGCTCTATGTACTGTATTCAACTACATACGGTGTTGCATATGTTTTTGGAACTACGTACATAATCTATCATATTTTAGGGGTAAATCCATGGATAATAGGGCTAGGTCTATTATCGATTGCATCCTTGTTTGCCATAATGGGTATAAAGATTAGTACAAAGTACGCTGTTTTTACAAGCTTGTTAGAAATAGGTATTATGACTATTCTTGCAATAGTATTTTTAAGCTCTACTGGATTTCACTTGTATAATCCATTATCCTTTCATGTAAGCCTAGGAACTTTAGCATATGCTATTCTATTCGGTTCCAGTATACCTACTGGATATGGGTCAATAACACCAGTTTCTGGCGAAGCTAAAGATGCTAAAAAGACAATCAGTAGAGCAATTATAACAGTTATCTTACTAGGAGGATTGCTAGCTGCATTCGATATTTATGCAATAGGTGATCATTTATTATTCTATAAGATATCTGCAAATAATGTTGATATTTTGCATCTAATAGAAAATAAATTTGGTCTTATTACGTTTATATTTGTTTTATTTGCAGCTATAAACGATGGTATCTTAGGTAGTTTAGGCTTTATAATAGCAACGTCTAGGACAATCTTCGCAATGTCTTATACTAATCTCTTACCTAAAGTTTTCAGCAAGTTTGAAAGTTACAAAGGTCCTACTAACGCTGTGGTATTGTCAGTCCTATTATACTTTTTGACTTCACTTTTAGGTTTATATTTTATAAATAATCCATTTCTTGCATTTGGAGTCCTAGGAACTATAGCATTGTTTTCAAGTCTGTTTGTACACGTAGCGGCTAATTTCTCGTTAATAAAAATTTCAATTAAAAAGTTTAGAAAGAGACTGTTGCAAATTATAATTGGGATTTCTGCTGTAATATTCAGTGTATTTGAGCTAGTGAATTCTATATCTTCTGCATCTCCTATAGAAGTATATATCTTTATGTCATTCATAATAATAGGTTTTCTAGCAGCGGAGACGTTAAGTATGATAGAAGAGGAAAATGAGGAAGAAGAATAG